In the genome of Sciurus carolinensis chromosome 3, mSciCar1.2, whole genome shotgun sequence, one region contains:
- the Cbx4 gene encoding E3 SUMO-protein ligase CBX4 encodes MELPAVGEHVFAVESIEKKRIRKGRVEYLVKWRGWSPKYNTWEPEENILDPRLLIAFQNRERQEQLMGYRKRGPKPKPLVVQVPTFARRSNVLTGLQDSSADNRTKLELGTQGKGQGHQYELNSKKHHQYQPHSKERAGKPPPPGKSGKYYYQLNSKKHHPYQPDPKMYDLQYQGGHKEAPSPTCPDLGAKSHPPDKWAHGASAKGYLGAVKPLAGAAGAPGKGSEKGPPNGMTPAPKEAVTGNGIGGKMKIVKNKNKNGRIVIVMSKYMENGMQAVKIKSGEAAEGEARSPSHKKRATEERHPPADRTFKKATSGAEEKKAEVPCKRREEEAPGPGDPQPQDTSSRKLSPTKEAFGEQPLQLTTKPDLLPWDPTRSTHPPTHHHHHHHHHHHHHAVGLNLSHARKRCLSETHGDREPCKKRLTARSISTPTCLGGSPAAERPTDVPPAATLPQPEVILLDSDLDEPIDLRCVKTRMEAGEPPSSLQVKPEVPSTAAAPAVLAPATAAEKPPAEAQDEPAESLSEFKPFFGNIIITDVTANCLTVTFKEYVTV; translated from the exons ATGGAGCTGCCAGCTGTTGGCGAGCACGTCTTCGCGGTGGAAAGCATCGAGAAGAAGCGGATCCGCAAG GGCAGAGTGGAGTATCTGGTGAAATGGAGAGGCTGGTCCCCCAA ATATAACACGTGGGAACCGGAGGAGAACATCCTGGATCCTCGGCTGCTGATCGCCTTCCAAAACAG GGAACGACAGGAGCAACTGATGGGATATCGGAAGAGAGGGCCAAAGCCCAAGCCGCTGGTGGTGCAG GTACCTACCTTTGCCCGTCGTTCCAATGTCCTGACTGGACTCCAGGACTCTTCTGCTGACAACCGCACCAAGCTGGAGTTGGGCACGCAGGGAAAGGGCCAGGGGCACCAGTACGAGCTCAACAGCAAGAAGCATCACCAGTACCAGCCGCACAGCAAGGAACGGGCAGGCAAGCCCCCGCCACCAGGCAAGAGTGGCAAGTACTACTACCAGCTCAATAGCAAGAAGCACCACCCTTACCAGCCCGACCCCAAGATGTACGACCTGCAGTACCAGGGTGGCCACAAGGAGGCGCCCAGCCCCACCTGCCCAGACCTGGGCGCCAAGAGCCACCCTCCGGACAAGTGGGCCCACGGCGCATCAGCCAAGGGCTACTTGGGGGCAGTGAAGCCCTTGGCTGGAGCGGCTGGGGCTCCAGGAAAGGGCTCTGAGAAGGGCCCCCCTAACGGGATGACACCAGCCCCCAAAGAAGCGGTGACAGGCAACGGGATTGGGGGCAAAATGAAGATCgtcaagaacaagaacaagaacggTCGCATAGTGATTGTCATGAGCAAGTACATGGAGAATGGCATGCAGGCCGTGAAGATCAAGTCGGGCGAGGCGGCAGAGGGCGAGGCACGCTCCCCTAGTCACAAAAAACGTGCCACCGAGGAGCGCCACCCCCCAGCCGACAGGACTTTTAAAAAGGCGACCAGTGGTGCGGAGGAGAAGAAGGCGGAAGTGCCCtgcaagaggagggaggaggaggcaccaGGGCCTGGGGACCCGCAGCCCCAGGACACCAGCTCTCGCAAGCTCTCCCCTACCAAGGAAGCCTTCGGGGAGCAGCCCCTGCAGCTCACCACCAAGCCGGACCTGCTCCCCTGGGATCCGACCCGAAGTACGCACCCGcccacccaccaccaccatcaccaccaccaccaccaccaccaccacgcTGTGGGCCTCAATCTGTCCCACGCACGCAAGCGCTGCCTCTCTGAGACCCACGGCGATCGCGAGCCCTGCAAGAAGCGGCTGACAGCACGCAGCATCAGCACACCCACCTGCCTGGGGGGCAGCCCTGCTGCGGAGCGCCCCACCGATGTGCCGCCTGCAGCCACGCTCCCGCAGCCAGAGGTCATCCTGCTGGACTCGGACCTGGACGAGCCCATAGACTTGCGCTGTGTCAAGACGCGTATGGAGGCCGGGGAACCGCCCAGCTCCCTCCAAGTGAAACCCGAGGTGCCCTCCACCGCAGCAGCACCGGCAGTGCTGGCGCCAGCGACGGCGGCGGAGAAGCCTCCCGCGGAGGCCCAGGACGAGCCTGCAGAGTCGCTGAGCGAGTTCAAGCCCTTCTTTGGAAATATAATTATCACTGACGTCACCGCGAACTGCCTCACCGTCACGTTCAAAGAGTATGTGACCGTGTAG